One genomic region from Pseudanabaena sp. FACHB-2040 encodes:
- a CDS encoding cytochrome b6f subunit family protein translates to MGLEIGQKVKVSRLRDRVSVNVAGCLGKSGVIRQFKMVDGSGVGVVVEFDNKYATWFFEDELSPMQS, encoded by the coding sequence ATGGGTCTAGAGATTGGACAAAAGGTCAAAGTTTCTCGTCTGCGTGATCGCGTTTCAGTAAATGTTGCTGGCTGCCTTGGCAAGAGCGGCGTAATTCGCCAATTTAAGATGGTCGATGGCAGCGGCGTTGGCGTTGTGGTGGAATTTGACAATAAATATGCCACCTGGTTCTTTGAAGATGAGCTCAGTCCGATGCAGTCTTAA
- a CDS encoding ABC transporter ATP-binding protein, whose protein sequence is MSQTTVSRPPTGQTNASLDVELRQVFKIYGGEPAVRGIDLEIRQGEFFSILGPSGCGKTTTLRLIAGFEAPSTGEVIIQGRDMSHVPSYRRPVNTVFQSYALFGHMTVWDNIAFGLRIKRLSKSQVHERVAEALRLVQMEAFAKRSPTQLSGGQQQRVALARALVNRPAVMLLDEPLGALDLKLRKQMQVELSNLHRKLGITFIMVTHDQEEALSLSDRIAVMNAGQIEQVGTPSEIYDSPQTPFVADFIGDTNLIEGQLEPLESSVQVTTQSGLKLLVDPPDFEVVASKTAVISIRPEKIHLSLTPPDESQNCFVGEVSHVMYLGTHIHCMVQLQTGEQLTVLQPNRAGSMMVPQTTVYAYWRPKDCLVLEMA, encoded by the coding sequence ATGTCTCAAACCACTGTTTCACGTCCACCCACGGGTCAAACAAATGCCTCGCTGGACGTTGAGCTGCGTCAGGTATTTAAGATCTACGGAGGAGAGCCCGCCGTTCGCGGCATTGATTTGGAGATTCGCCAGGGAGAATTCTTCAGCATTTTGGGCCCCTCTGGCTGCGGGAAGACGACGACCCTGCGATTAATAGCCGGATTTGAAGCGCCTTCAACTGGAGAGGTGATCATTCAGGGGCGCGACATGAGCCATGTGCCGTCCTACCGTCGGCCTGTAAACACAGTTTTTCAGAGCTACGCCCTGTTCGGCCACATGACAGTGTGGGACAACATTGCCTTCGGCCTGCGCATAAAACGGCTTTCTAAGTCTCAGGTTCATGAGCGAGTGGCTGAGGCGCTGCGGCTGGTGCAAATGGAGGCTTTTGCCAAGCGGTCGCCGACCCAGCTCTCAGGTGGACAGCAGCAGCGGGTAGCGCTGGCTCGGGCACTGGTCAATCGTCCGGCTGTGATGCTTCTCGATGAGCCCTTAGGAGCCCTCGATCTGAAGCTGCGCAAGCAGATGCAGGTAGAGCTTTCAAACCTGCATCGTAAGCTGGGCATTACCTTCATCATGGTGACCCACGACCAGGAAGAGGCTCTATCTCTCTCCGACCGAATCGCGGTAATGAATGCGGGCCAAATTGAGCAGGTCGGCACGCCTAGCGAAATTTATGACTCTCCTCAAACCCCGTTTGTCGCTGACTTTATTGGCGATACTAACCTGATAGAGGGACAGCTTGAGCCGTTAGAGTCGTCGGTGCAGGTGACTACTCAGAGCGGCTTGAAGCTGTTGGTAGACCCCCCAGACTTTGAGGTAGTGGCCTCTAAAACAGCGGTCATTAGCATTCGACCCGAAAAGATTCACCTGAGCCTGACACCCCCTGACGAGAGCCAAAACTGCTTTGTCGGTGAGGTCAGCCATGTAATGTATTTGGGCACCCATATTCACTGTATGGTGCAGCTTCAAACAGGAGAACAGCTGACAGTGCTGCAGCCAAACCGGGCTGGCAGCATGATGGTACCTCAGACTACTGTCTACGCTTACTGGCGGCCCAAAGATTGCCTGGTTTTAGAGATGGCATAG
- a CDS encoding ABC transporter permease, with amino-acid sequence MAGFSLRPRLQVSWQSLFTALMFVFMYLPIGVLALYSFNESRYSAGWEGFSLRWYQTLFSDARIFAALQDSLFVAFCAVGISAVLGTLMAIGLAKYRFPGKSLYRGISYLPLIVPDIAIAVATLVFLASVAVPLSIWTIIAAHMVFCLAYIAVVVSSRLLGLDPNLEEAALDLGATPFQALIKVLIPQLAPGIISGCLLAFVLSMDDLLISSFTAGGGANPLPLEIFSRVRTGVKPDINALSVVLILGSGLIAATSEYIRYRSDRNTQAK; translated from the coding sequence ATGGCAGGTTTCTCATTGCGTCCACGACTGCAGGTTTCCTGGCAAAGCCTATTTACGGCTTTGATGTTTGTGTTTATGTACCTGCCTATTGGGGTACTGGCTCTCTACAGCTTCAATGAGTCGCGCTACAGTGCCGGCTGGGAGGGGTTTAGCCTGCGCTGGTACCAAACTTTGTTTAGCGATGCCCGCATTTTTGCAGCGCTGCAGGACAGCCTGTTTGTAGCTTTTTGTGCGGTGGGCATTTCAGCAGTGTTGGGCACGCTGATGGCGATTGGCCTAGCCAAGTACCGCTTTCCAGGCAAGTCCCTCTATCGGGGCATTTCCTACCTACCGCTGATTGTGCCAGATATTGCGATCGCAGTGGCCACTCTGGTCTTTCTGGCCTCTGTGGCAGTGCCCCTCAGCATTTGGACGATTATTGCGGCTCATATGGTCTTTTGTCTGGCCTACATTGCGGTGGTTGTGTCCAGCCGTCTGCTGGGCCTTGACCCCAACTTGGAAGAAGCAGCCCTGGATTTGGGGGCAACTCCCTTTCAAGCCCTGATCAAGGTACTAATTCCCCAGCTAGCCCCAGGCATTATCTCAGGCTGCCTGCTGGCTTTTGTCCTCAGCATGGATGATCTGCTGATTTCGAGCTTTACTGCGGGCGGCGGAGCCAATCCCCTCCCGCTGGAGATCTTTAGTCGGGTTCGCACCGGGGTCAAACCCGACATCAATGCGCTGAGCGTCGTCCTGATTTTAGGCTCCGGCCTGATTGCGGCAACTTCTGAATATATTCGCTATCGGAGCGATCGCAATACTCAGGCCAAATAG
- the hisF gene encoding imidazole glycerol phosphate synthase subunit HisF, giving the protein MLAKRILPCLDVKAGRVVKGINFVDLKDAGDPVELAQVYNQAGADELVFLDITATHEDRDIIFDVVYQTAEQVFIPLTVGGGIQSLETIKKLLRAGADKVSINSGAVRNPDLINQASDRFGSQCIVVAIDARRRLDPANPGWDVYVRGGRENTGLDAVQWAQEIVRRGAGELLVTSMDADGTQAGYDLDLTRSIAEQVSVPIVASGGAGNCEHIYEAITQGRAEAALLASLLHYGQLSVAEIKAYLQKRDVTIRMTDSTQPGHNVK; this is encoded by the coding sequence ATGCTGGCCAAGAGAATTCTGCCCTGCCTTGACGTCAAAGCCGGACGCGTCGTTAAAGGCATTAACTTCGTTGATCTCAAGGATGCTGGCGATCCAGTCGAACTGGCTCAGGTCTACAACCAGGCGGGAGCAGACGAGCTAGTTTTTTTAGACATCACGGCAACCCATGAAGATCGTGACATTATCTTCGACGTGGTCTACCAAACAGCCGAGCAGGTATTTATCCCTCTCACAGTGGGGGGCGGTATTCAATCCTTAGAAACCATTAAAAAATTGTTAAGGGCAGGGGCTGATAAGGTCAGCATCAACTCCGGTGCCGTGCGCAACCCAGATTTAATTAATCAGGCCAGCGATCGCTTTGGCAGCCAGTGTATTGTGGTTGCGATCGATGCCCGTCGCCGCCTTGATCCGGCTAATCCCGGCTGGGACGTGTACGTTCGAGGTGGGCGGGAAAACACCGGCCTAGACGCGGTGCAGTGGGCCCAAGAGATCGTGCGGCGGGGAGCGGGAGAGCTGCTGGTCACCAGTATGGACGCTGATGGCACCCAAGCTGGATATGACCTCGATCTGACCCGATCCATTGCCGAGCAAGTCTCTGTTCCCATTGTCGCCTCAGGTGGAGCTGGCAATTGTGAACACATTTATGAGGCGATTACTCAGGGCCGGGCAGAGGCGGCATTGCTCGCCTCGTTGCTGCACTACGGGCAGCTGTCAGTGGCTGAAATCAAGGCTTACCTGCAGAAACGCGATGTCACCATACGCATGACGGACTCAACTCAGCCAGGCCATAACGTGAAATAA
- a CDS encoding peptidoglycan-binding protein: MTAPGFLGMGQAGALASTDSTQIAQSTPPASSPVPPDRIARPTLRLGSQGEVVNELQAMLKLLGFYPDTVTGQFQESTQEAVKQFQAAAGLAPDGIVGSATWSQLFPTPPSEANPPTAATPPPETATATPAAPSPASTPAPSTSPAPSTNEAAPSSAPAAAPSSPQPAPAATPSDRPVLRPGMTGPAVNRLQERLRVLGFYRGAVDGVFGTQTENAVKQAQRQYNLEPDGIVGPATWSAINP, encoded by the coding sequence ATGACAGCTCCTGGCTTTTTGGGGATGGGCCAGGCAGGCGCGTTGGCCTCTACAGACTCCACCCAAATTGCCCAATCTACCCCGCCAGCCTCCTCCCCAGTGCCTCCTGACCGCATTGCCCGCCCTACCCTGCGGCTGGGGAGCCAAGGAGAAGTCGTCAATGAACTGCAGGCCATGCTCAAGCTCCTAGGCTTTTACCCAGACACGGTTACCGGCCAATTTCAGGAGTCTACGCAGGAAGCCGTCAAACAGTTTCAGGCTGCTGCTGGGTTAGCTCCAGACGGCATCGTTGGCTCAGCCACCTGGAGTCAGCTGTTTCCCACACCCCCTAGCGAAGCCAATCCGCCTACCGCAGCTACTCCCCCACCTGAAACAGCTACGGCAACCCCAGCGGCTCCAAGCCCTGCCTCCACACCGGCCCCTAGCACTAGTCCGGCCCCCAGCACTAACGAGGCAGCCCCAAGCAGTGCCCCTGCAGCAGCCCCAAGCTCGCCCCAACCAGCCCCAGCGGCTACCCCCTCTGATCGCCCCGTGCTGCGACCCGGTATGACAGGTCCGGCAGTCAACCGCTTACAGGAGAGATTGCGGGTCTTGGGTTTCTATCGAGGTGCGGTAGACGGTGTTTTTGGTACCCAGACTGAAAATGCTGTTAAACAGGCCCAGCGCCAATACAACCTGGAGCCAGACGGCATCGTCGGGCCAGCTACCTGGTCAGCTATCAATCCTTAA
- a CDS encoding ABC transporter permease, with protein MANPTSTRSDWLQGNLGRINWRQWLLGLLRPLAFLSPAGLWLVLFLVIPTLLISDISLVPGLRPGQATGAYGLGNYLQIFEPVYLTVMGRSLFFAVGSTVICLALGFPVAYWIALMAPKRWRNLLLVAFVLPLWTSSLLRAYAWITILRPTGLLNLILGSLGLPTQQWLNTSVSVFIGLSYSFLPYMVLILYASLEKLDVRLLEAASDLGATPPQAFWRVTIPQTLPGIAAGSLLVFITSLGDFVVPTLLGGASSMNVARLIYNQFLGPTRNWGFGSALSMVLILAVSLAIALLLRYGDRSSVSETHQ; from the coding sequence ATGGCCAACCCGACTTCAACCCGATCCGATTGGCTCCAAGGCAATCTGGGCCGAATTAACTGGCGGCAGTGGCTGCTTGGTCTGCTGAGACCGCTGGCTTTTTTAAGCCCAGCTGGCCTCTGGCTGGTGCTGTTTCTGGTCATTCCGACCCTGCTCATTTCAGACATCAGCCTGGTACCGGGGTTGCGACCGGGCCAAGCGACCGGGGCCTATGGTTTGGGCAATTATCTTCAGATTTTTGAGCCGGTCTATCTAACCGTGATGGGCCGCTCTCTCTTCTTTGCCGTTGGCTCAACCGTCATTTGTTTGGCTCTGGGCTTTCCGGTAGCCTACTGGATTGCCCTCATGGCCCCCAAACGCTGGCGCAACCTCTTGCTGGTGGCATTTGTTCTGCCACTATGGACTTCTTCTCTGCTGCGGGCCTACGCCTGGATTACGATTTTGCGGCCTACGGGGTTATTAAACCTAATCCTGGGTTCGCTGGGGCTACCGACACAGCAATGGCTGAACACGTCGGTTTCTGTTTTTATTGGGCTTAGCTACAGCTTTTTGCCCTATATGGTGCTTATTCTCTATGCTTCGCTAGAAAAGCTAGATGTGAGGCTGTTAGAGGCGGCTTCTGATTTAGGCGCAACGCCACCGCAGGCATTTTGGCGGGTGACCATTCCTCAGACTCTGCCCGGTATTGCCGCTGGCTCCCTGCTGGTCTTTATCACTAGCTTGGGCGATTTTGTGGTGCCTACCCTCTTGGGCGGCGCGTCTTCAATGAACGTGGCTCGGCTGATCTACAACCAGTTTTTGGGGCCAACCCGCAACTGGGGGTTTGGTTCGGCCTTGAGTATGGTGCTGATTTTGGCAGTTAGCTTGGCGATCGCACTGCTGCTGCGCTACGGCGATCGGTCTTCAGTGTCTGAGACTCATCAGTAG
- a CDS encoding PBP1A family penicillin-binding protein has protein sequence MTRFLKPWWGIPVSDSPVAVDYSRTADRDSTPGHNPAARRRRRKQAPSPHPRPPLQRRPLFWLALLVSAGVAGGITRGYRVWDSVYTSLPDTSKALTFERSGTITLRSADGAILQKIGPAAQETLTYEDLPEYLVEAFIASEDRRFYEHNGIDYRGIGRAVLSNLQRRDVVEGASTITQQLARIVFLDQERTLERKLREAIVATRLEKDLTKEQIIERYLGLVYLGGGAYGVADAAWIYFGKAAQDLTLAESALIAGMAPAPSVYSPLVNPEAARIQRDRVIERMLTVGVISQSEAEAAWSTEISTKPKEPKFLYSEFPYFTIYVQKQLAEILTPDQMEAGGLVVETTLNVAWQREAEEAVEEAIAMGQRQRYEQAALVAVDPRNGEIKAMVGGNDFNESQFNRVTQAQRQPGSTFKTFVYTTAIAAGFSPYKGYVDAKYVIDGYEPKNYGDRFSGSVDLLKALQSSINIVAVKVLVDVGFEPVIEMAKGMGIQSSLIDAYSLALGSSEVNLLELTSAYGTLANQGKHVPVHGIRRVLNSQGEVLYQVKNGPVQAVDADTAAIMTWMLEGVVQGGTGSNAAIGRPVAGKTGTSERNRDLWFVGYIPQLVTGVWLGNDDSTPTWGASSSAAYVWRVFMRELLDDIPEEGFPERPSLNNREGTIEAKPVKPGKVVAAGAGESGSESRRRSSEESSDEAPPASSRRSERSERSERSEPEPEEAPAPAREREQPAPRSSGGGGNGSGSGNSNPPAPREATPAAAEPPAASPPPAPAAPAAPPPPPPIEAPPPAPLPAPVAPAPAPPPLAAPTESGEAE, from the coding sequence ATGACCCGATTTCTTAAACCGTGGTGGGGAATCCCTGTTTCTGACTCCCCGGTCGCCGTTGATTATTCTCGAACGGCCGATCGAGACTCTACGCCAGGTCATAACCCTGCTGCCCGCCGCCGCCGTCGCAAGCAGGCCCCCTCGCCTCACCCCCGTCCACCGCTTCAGCGCAGGCCCCTCTTTTGGCTGGCCCTGCTGGTCAGTGCTGGCGTAGCTGGTGGAATCACGCGGGGGTATCGAGTCTGGGACTCGGTGTATACCAGCCTGCCCGATACCTCCAAAGCCCTGACCTTTGAGCGTAGCGGCACAATTACGTTGAGGTCAGCCGATGGCGCGATTCTGCAAAAAATTGGCCCAGCAGCTCAGGAAACCCTGACCTACGAAGACCTGCCAGAGTATCTAGTAGAAGCCTTTATTGCCTCAGAAGATCGCCGCTTCTACGAGCACAACGGCATCGACTACCGGGGAATTGGTCGGGCAGTCTTGTCTAACCTGCAGCGGCGAGACGTCGTTGAAGGAGCCAGCACCATTACCCAGCAGTTGGCCCGCATTGTTTTCTTAGACCAAGAGCGCACCCTGGAGCGCAAGCTGCGAGAGGCCATCGTCGCCACCCGACTAGAAAAAGACCTCACCAAAGAGCAAATCATTGAGCGCTATCTCGGCCTGGTCTATTTGGGCGGGGGTGCTTATGGTGTGGCCGACGCTGCCTGGATTTACTTTGGTAAAGCCGCCCAAGATCTGACTCTGGCAGAATCAGCGCTAATCGCGGGCATGGCCCCAGCGCCCAGCGTTTATTCCCCCCTAGTCAACCCTGAAGCTGCTCGGATTCAGAGAGACCGGGTAATTGAGCGAATGCTGACCGTTGGTGTCATTAGCCAGAGTGAGGCCGAAGCCGCCTGGTCTACCGAAATCAGCACCAAGCCTAAGGAACCCAAGTTTCTCTACAGCGAGTTTCCTTACTTCACCATTTACGTTCAGAAGCAGCTGGCTGAGATTCTCACCCCAGATCAGATGGAAGCGGGCGGACTCGTCGTTGAAACTACGCTTAACGTAGCTTGGCAGCGAGAAGCCGAAGAGGCTGTTGAAGAAGCCATTGCCATGGGCCAGCGGCAGCGCTATGAACAGGCAGCCTTGGTCGCAGTTGACCCGCGCAATGGCGAGATTAAAGCCATGGTGGGGGGCAACGACTTTAACGAAAGTCAGTTTAACCGGGTAACTCAGGCTCAGCGCCAGCCCGGATCAACCTTCAAAACTTTTGTTTATACCACTGCGATCGCAGCTGGGTTTTCCCCCTACAAAGGCTACGTAGACGCTAAATACGTCATCGACGGCTACGAACCCAAAAACTATGGCGACAGGTTTAGCGGCAGTGTTGATTTGCTTAAGGCACTGCAGTCCTCCATCAACATCGTTGCGGTTAAAGTGCTGGTCGATGTGGGGTTTGAGCCAGTCATCGAAATGGCTAAGGGCATGGGCATTCAGTCTAGCCTGATCGATGCCTACTCCCTGGCTCTAGGCTCATCTGAGGTCAACCTACTGGAGCTAACCAGCGCCTACGGCACTCTGGCAAACCAGGGTAAGCATGTCCCCGTTCACGGCATTCGCCGGGTGCTCAACAGCCAGGGGGAAGTGCTGTACCAGGTGAAAAATGGTCCGGTTCAAGCCGTCGATGCCGATACCGCCGCCATCATGACTTGGATGCTGGAAGGGGTTGTCCAAGGGGGGACCGGCAGCAATGCGGCGATTGGCCGCCCAGTAGCAGGCAAAACCGGAACCTCAGAAAGAAACCGAGACCTCTGGTTTGTGGGCTACATCCCCCAGCTAGTCACCGGGGTGTGGTTAGGAAATGATGACAGCACCCCGACCTGGGGAGCCAGCAGTTCCGCTGCCTACGTCTGGCGCGTGTTTATGAGGGAACTGCTGGATGACATTCCTGAAGAGGGCTTCCCTGAGCGCCCCTCCCTTAATAATCGGGAAGGCACCATTGAGGCCAAACCTGTCAAACCCGGTAAAGTCGTTGCGGCTGGAGCCGGTGAGTCTGGTTCAGAGTCCCGCCGGAGATCTTCAGAAGAGTCATCTGATGAGGCTCCACCTGCTTCATCGAGACGTTCGGAGCGGTCAGAGCGGTCAGAGCGGTCAGAGCCAGAACCTGAGGAAGCGCCAGCCCCCGCCCGTGAACGTGAGCAGCCTGCTCCTCGGTCCTCTGGCGGCGGCGGCAACGGCAGTGGTAGCGGCAACAGCAATCCTCCGGCCCCCCGCGAGGCAACTCCTGCAGCTGCCGAACCACCAGCCGCCAGCCCTCCCCCGGCACCGGCAGCACCGGCGGCCCCACCTCCACCCCCACCCATTGAGGCACCTCCTCCGGCACCTCTACCGGCTCCAGTCGCGCCGGCTCCAGCACCACCACCGCTAGCTGCCCCAACCGAATCTGGGGAAGCGGAGTGA
- a CDS encoding spermidine/putrescine ABC transporter substrate-binding protein, with protein sequence MPRKRPLISTPFSKQRAFSATRRRFLQGSAAALAGVTLSNCRQNLAEVQTGTDSTNASAAGGGAGGTGTLNIYTWADYVDDELTARFTEETGIRAVVDIYDSNETMLAKLQAGGGNAYSILYPSDYMVAQMLEMDLLTELDQSRIKGKENLLDQWTDPVYDPGNAHSVPYSWGTTGLLYNRELVTGSVEDWSYLWDNKESLSRRITLLDDVRETMGAVLKSLGYSYNSTDPQQLEEAYQRLLEIKPHLAAFRSFGFEEQLLGGDLSVVMSYSVDAIAATLEDERMEYIVPASGSSVWTDAMVIPADAPNADAAYAWINFILQPEISKDAVERLSFATPNGAAFDLLPDELKSNQDLFPTDATLAKCEGIAPLGDVADLYDRYWTEVTSS encoded by the coding sequence ATGCCACGTAAGCGGCCGCTTATTTCAACTCCATTCTCAAAGCAACGGGCTTTTTCGGCGACTCGGCGGCGATTTCTTCAGGGGTCGGCAGCAGCCTTGGCCGGGGTGACGCTGTCTAACTGCCGGCAAAACTTAGCTGAGGTGCAAACAGGCACAGACTCAACTAATGCCTCTGCAGCCGGGGGTGGGGCTGGTGGTACGGGCACTCTCAACATTTATACCTGGGCAGACTATGTCGATGATGAGCTAACGGCCCGATTTACTGAAGAAACGGGCATTAGAGCGGTCGTTGATATCTATGACTCCAATGAGACTATGCTGGCCAAGCTGCAGGCGGGGGGAGGTAATGCCTACAGCATTCTTTACCCCTCCGACTACATGGTGGCTCAGATGCTGGAGATGGATCTGCTGACGGAGCTAGATCAGTCGCGGATTAAGGGTAAAGAAAACCTGCTAGATCAGTGGACCGATCCGGTTTACGACCCCGGCAATGCCCACAGCGTTCCCTATAGCTGGGGGACAACTGGCCTGCTGTATAACCGGGAGCTGGTGACGGGCAGCGTCGAAGACTGGAGCTATCTATGGGACAACAAAGAGTCGCTGTCGCGCCGCATAACGCTGCTCGATGACGTGCGAGAAACAATGGGAGCAGTCTTGAAGTCCCTAGGTTACTCCTATAATTCGACCGATCCGCAGCAGCTTGAGGAAGCCTACCAGCGATTGCTGGAGATTAAGCCGCATCTGGCTGCATTTAGGTCTTTTGGCTTTGAGGAGCAGCTTTTGGGGGGCGACCTGTCTGTAGTCATGAGCTACTCGGTAGATGCGATCGCAGCCACCCTAGAAGACGAGCGCATGGAGTACATTGTCCCGGCTAGCGGCTCATCGGTCTGGACTGACGCCATGGTTATTCCTGCCGATGCTCCTAATGCTGATGCCGCCTACGCCTGGATCAACTTCATCCTGCAGCCGGAAATTTCTAAGGATGCCGTGGAGCGTCTCTCCTTTGCGACGCCCAATGGCGCTGCCTTTGATCTGCTGCCCGATGAGCTAAAGAGCAATCAGGACCTGTTTCCGACCGACGCTACCTTGGCTAAGTGCGAGGGCATTGCGCCTCTTGGCGATGTCGCTGATTTATACGACCGCTATTGGACTGAGGTAACTAGTTCCTAA
- the chlG gene encoding chlorophyll synthase ChlG, translating to MTEQPTHSANSPDAPAPETPLTAPTEQGSVARQLLGMKGAKAGETSIWKIRLQLMKPITWIPLIWGVVCGAASSGNYRWTLEYVLVSAACMLLSGPLLTGYTQTLNDFYDREIDAINEPYRPIPSGIISIPQVVSQIWLLLLAGIGVAYALDLWAGHTFPTITALALGGSFLSYIYSAPPLKLKQNGWLGNYALGASYIALPWWAGHALFGDLNWTVAILTLIYSMAGLGIAVVNDFKSVEGDRQLGLKSLPVMFGITTAAWICVLMIDIFQGGIAAYLMGIQQNLYAVLLVLLIIPQITFQDMYFLRDPLGNDVKYQASAQPFLVLGMLVAGLALGHAGV from the coding sequence ATGACTGAACAGCCTACGCATTCAGCCAATTCGCCCGACGCTCCTGCACCAGAGACCCCGCTCACTGCCCCCACTGAACAGGGCAGCGTTGCCCGACAGCTCTTGGGCATGAAAGGGGCTAAAGCTGGTGAGACCTCAATCTGGAAGATTCGGCTGCAGCTGATGAAGCCGATTACCTGGATTCCCCTGATTTGGGGTGTCGTGTGCGGGGCCGCCTCCTCCGGCAACTACCGCTGGACGCTGGAATATGTTCTGGTATCAGCTGCCTGTATGCTGCTCTCCGGTCCCCTGCTAACGGGCTACACTCAGACACTCAACGATTTCTATGACCGGGAAATCGATGCCATCAATGAGCCCTATCGGCCCATTCCCTCCGGAATCATTTCCATTCCCCAAGTAGTGAGCCAAATTTGGCTCTTGCTGCTGGCCGGAATTGGGGTTGCTTATGCCCTTGATCTCTGGGCTGGTCACACTTTCCCCACGATTACAGCCCTGGCTCTAGGCGGGTCTTTCCTGTCCTACATCTACTCGGCTCCGCCACTCAAGCTCAAGCAAAATGGCTGGCTGGGTAATTATGCCTTGGGGGCCAGCTATATCGCTTTGCCCTGGTGGGCCGGACACGCCCTATTCGGCGACCTCAACTGGACTGTGGCCATTCTCACCCTGATTTACAGCATGGCGGGTTTGGGCATTGCCGTTGTCAATGACTTTAAGAGCGTTGAAGGAGACCGGCAGCTGGGGCTAAAGTCCCTGCCGGTCATGTTTGGCATCACCACTGCCGCCTGGATCTGTGTGCTGATGATCGACATTTTCCAGGGCGGCATTGCGGCCTATTTGATGGGTATTCAGCAAAACCTCTATGCTGTTCTGCTGGTGCTGCTGATCATTCCGCAGATTACCTTTCAAGACATGTATTTCCTGCGCGACCCCCTAGGCAACGACGTCAAGTACCAGGCCAGCGCTCAGCCTTTTCTGGTGTTGGGAATGCTGGTAGCTGGGCTAGCCCTAGGCCATGCAGGCGTGTAA
- a CDS encoding ArsA family ATPase translates to MALILTFLGSEGTDRTIAAIASAKRLAAEGKRVLLAFQDPGPAPSLLLGQPLSADPASAGENLQAVQFLTATLLERSWDEVKTLEAQYLRTPLLKSVYSQELGVLPGMDSALALNSLRQLDSSGQYDAIVYDGNGDLTTLRMLGMPEVLDWYVRRFRDVFQQSDLGRALGPFIPPVAATVLAVDWSGNILDRPTGEMRSILEEGKAAINDPYRFMALLVSKPEETAIATSRYLWGSAQQVGLTVGGVLMMAENPAAYEASFAPLSVYGLPSLSGSVPNQDWQPLIAALPDPQALAKAAPRSVTIDAAAGTVSLFLPSFDKSQVKLIQSGPEVTIEAGDQRRNLLLPPALTGRPVKGAKFQDQYLVLTFA, encoded by the coding sequence ATGGCCTTAATTCTGACTTTTTTGGGCAGCGAGGGAACTGACCGGACGATCGCTGCGATCGCATCCGCGAAGCGCCTCGCTGCTGAAGGCAAGCGAGTTTTGCTAGCCTTTCAAGATCCCGGTCCTGCGCCCAGCCTACTGCTGGGCCAGCCGCTTTCTGCCGACCCCGCTAGCGCAGGCGAGAACTTACAGGCGGTGCAGTTTCTCACTGCTACCTTGCTAGAGCGCAGCTGGGACGAGGTCAAAACCCTAGAAGCCCAGTATCTGCGCACACCGCTGCTGAAATCGGTTTACAGCCAGGAGCTAGGCGTTTTGCCCGGCATGGACAGTGCCCTTGCGCTCAACAGCCTACGCCAGCTCGATAGCAGCGGCCAATATGACGCGATTGTCTACGACGGCAATGGAGATCTGACCACCCTGCGAATGCTGGGGATGCCGGAGGTGCTTGACTGGTATGTGCGCCGCTTCCGCGATGTCTTTCAGCAGTCTGACCTGGGCAGAGCCTTGGGTCCGTTTATTCCCCCCGTTGCGGCGACAGTGCTGGCAGTAGACTGGTCTGGCAATATTTTGGATCGCCCTACTGGGGAAATGCGCTCCATCCTAGAAGAGGGCAAAGCCGCTATTAACGATCCCTACCGGTTCATGGCCCTGCTGGTATCGAAGCCGGAGGAAACTGCGATCGCAACCAGCCGCTATCTCTGGGGTAGCGCCCAACAAGTTGGGCTGACCGTAGGCGGCGTGCTGATGATGGCAGAAAACCCAGCAGCTTATGAAGCAAGTTTTGCGCCCCTGTCGGTTTATGGCCTGCCGTCACTCTCTGGCTCCGTGCCCAATCAAGACTGGCAGCCCCTAATAGCCGCTCTCCCCGACCCTCAAGCGCTGGCAAAAGCCGCCCCTCGTTCGGTCACCATCGATGCCGCTGCCGGTACCGTCAGTCTTTTCCTGCCCAGCTTCGATAAGTCTCAGGTCAAGCTAATTCAGTCTGGGCCTGAGGTTACGATTGAAGCGGGTGATCAGCGTCGCAACCTGCTCCTGCCCCCGGCCCTCACAGGTCGTCCGGTTAAGGGGGCAAAGTTCCAGGATCAGTACTTGGTGCTCACCTTTGCATAA